One stretch of Thermanaerosceptrum fracticalcis DNA includes these proteins:
- a CDS encoding ABC transporter ATP-binding protein produces the protein MLVVEGIKASYGHTEVLHGVSFTAEEGKITTLIGANGAGKTTTLNCIAGVIKPQEGRILWKGQDITTLKPSQIVRMGISLIPEGRHVFPQMTVAENLEMGAYTRKDKEGVRRDLEWVLELFPVLKTRYKQLAGTMSGGEQQMLAVGRSLMANPELMLMDEPSMGLAPIIVQEVFKVIHQIKEMGKTILLVEQNATMALNHAHHAYVIELGKIVLSGSGRELLQNPEVEKAYLGL, from the coding sequence ATGCTGGTAGTTGAAGGGATTAAAGCAAGCTATGGTCATACGGAGGTTCTTCACGGAGTTTCTTTTACGGCAGAGGAAGGTAAGATAACCACCTTAATTGGCGCCAACGGTGCAGGTAAGACTACAACCTTAAATTGCATAGCTGGAGTAATTAAACCTCAAGAAGGCAGGATTCTGTGGAAAGGCCAGGATATCACCACACTGAAACCCAGCCAAATTGTGAGAATGGGGATTTCACTGATTCCTGAAGGAAGGCACGTTTTCCCGCAAATGACGGTAGCCGAAAATTTGGAGATGGGGGCTTATACCAGGAAGGATAAAGAGGGAGTTAGACGTGATTTGGAATGGGTGCTGGAACTTTTTCCGGTTCTCAAGACCAGGTATAAACAGTTGGCCGGTACCATGTCCGGAGGAGAACAGCAAATGCTTGCTGTAGGCAGGTCCTTAATGGCGAATCCGGAACTGATGTTAATGGATGAACCTTCTATGGGGTTAGCACCTATTATTGTCCAGGAAGTTTTTAAAGTTATCCATCAGATTAAGGAAATGGGGAAGACCATCCTGCTGGTGGAGCAGAATGCCACCATGGCTTTAAACCATGCCCATCACGCCTATGTGATTGAGTTAGGTAAAATAGTATTATCAGGTAGTGGAAGAGAACTGCTGCAGAATCCTGAAGTTGAAAAAGCTTATCTCGGCTTGTAG
- a CDS encoding creatininase family protein: protein MNVWLQENSWDEVEVLKEKSGGVIVIPVGSTEQHGSHLPLGTDTMVAMMLAEDAAKKTGIPVAPPLWFGWSPHHMVLPGTITLRPEVLIEVLYDVIESLSKHGFQKFVVINGHRIVNIPWMQISAERAQRVLGVKVVLFDPAYMSKEIVPQLGYGPVGHSEEIETSHMLYKHPHLVHLEKAQDNPVQKHELYSVDPAYPGDTLCYVPSTIKDMHKSVDAAGGTTGIPSKSSKEKGQIYHDHVVDNLVKVIERLKI from the coding sequence GTGAACGTCTGGTTACAGGAGAATAGTTGGGATGAAGTTGAAGTACTAAAAGAAAAGTCCGGCGGGGTGATTGTCATTCCTGTGGGCAGCACTGAACAGCACGGTAGCCACCTTCCTCTGGGGACGGATACCATGGTGGCCATGATGCTCGCAGAAGATGCTGCTAAAAAAACAGGTATTCCGGTTGCACCACCCCTCTGGTTTGGCTGGAGCCCCCATCATATGGTTTTGCCTGGCACTATTACATTAAGACCTGAGGTCTTGATTGAAGTTTTATATGATGTTATTGAATCCTTATCTAAACACGGGTTCCAGAAGTTCGTGGTGATTAACGGGCATAGAATAGTGAATATTCCCTGGATGCAAATCTCGGCGGAACGTGCCCAACGGGTATTAGGTGTTAAAGTAGTTCTCTTTGATCCCGCTTATATGTCCAAAGAGATTGTACCTCAATTGGGTTACGGTCCGGTAGGACATTCAGAAGAAATAGAAACTTCCCACATGTTATATAAACACCCCCATCTGGTTCACCTGGAAAAAGCCCAGGATAACCCGGTGCAGAAGCATGAATTGTATTCCGTTGACCCTGCTTATCCTGGTGATACTTTGTGTTATGTCCCCAGTACCATAAAGGACATGCATAAATCTGTGGATGCAGCAGGGGGTACTACCGGTATACCCAGTAAAAGTTCCAAAGAAAAAGGCCAAATCTACCACGACCATGTTGTGGACAACCTGGTTAAGGTGATTGAAAGATTAAAAATTTAG
- a CDS encoding branched-chain amino acid ABC transporter permease — MKGITKWRTYGILGVLLLLLFLVPQVVSNIYYLHIINLGGIYTLITIGLNLLSGYTGQVSMGQAGYFAVGTYVSSLLMMNLKFPFWAALLVAVVAAAICGLIIGIPAMKLSGPYLVLATVGFGEIVRLVLLNWTPVTKGAAGLTGIPLPEFMGMRISSEKDFFYLIFIVLLLGTYVAQRLAKSKIGRTFTAIREDELAAEAMGVPVNLYKISAFVISAVYAGVAGALFGSFAGVASPDNFTFDESVAFLSMSVIGGNRSIVGAVIGAFVLTFLSEALRVFQALRLVIYGGILIFTVIYMPKGLYGLVEQGQNWFSRQFLAGKKDYSS, encoded by the coding sequence ATGAAAGGTATAACGAAATGGAGAACTTATGGAATCCTGGGAGTTTTATTACTGCTCTTGTTCCTGGTACCACAGGTAGTTTCTAATATATATTATCTGCACATCATTAACCTGGGCGGTATTTACACCCTCATTACCATCGGCCTCAACCTGCTCTCGGGCTATACCGGACAGGTATCCATGGGACAGGCCGGGTATTTTGCCGTTGGTACTTATGTTTCTTCTCTTTTGATGATGAACCTGAAATTCCCCTTTTGGGCGGCTTTGCTGGTGGCTGTAGTGGCTGCCGCTATCTGCGGTCTGATTATCGGAATTCCTGCCATGAAGCTTTCCGGGCCTTATCTGGTCCTGGCTACGGTGGGTTTTGGAGAGATCGTCAGGCTGGTGCTCCTGAACTGGACACCGGTTACCAAGGGTGCCGCAGGTCTCACAGGGATACCTTTGCCGGAATTTATGGGTATGCGGATTTCCTCAGAAAAGGACTTCTTTTACCTTATCTTTATAGTCCTGCTCCTGGGGACCTATGTAGCCCAGCGTTTAGCTAAATCAAAAATCGGCAGGACTTTTACGGCTATCAGGGAAGATGAATTGGCCGCGGAAGCCATGGGTGTACCAGTTAACCTCTATAAGATTTCTGCTTTTGTCATTAGCGCTGTGTATGCGGGAGTGGCAGGGGCCCTTTTTGGTTCTTTTGCCGGGGTGGCCAGTCCTGACAATTTTACCTTTGATGAATCGGTGGCCTTTTTATCTATGTCTGTCATAGGTGGTAACCGTTCTATTGTAGGGGCTGTCATCGGGGCCTTTGTCCTGACTTTTCTTTCCGAGGCCTTACGTGTTTTTCAGGCCCTGCGTCTGGTCATCTACGGCGGTATTCTGATCTTTACAGTTATCTACATGCCCAAAGGACTGTACGGACTGGTTGAACAGGGCCAAAATTGGTTTAGCCGGCAGTTCCTGGCAGGGAAAAAGGATTATTCCAGCTAA
- the asrC gene encoding sulfite reductase subunit C, with amino-acid sequence MSVDTKKIKKNAYRVTKTRGKTCLRVRVPGGHLPSQYLEIIKEIADKFGNGTVHLTTRQGFEIPGIDFSSIEVINQLISPIIVGLEKEIGVPLANGFDKGYPAAGTRNVSACIGNRVCTMANCDTTALAQKIERTIFPNDFHVKIAVTGCPNDCIKAHMQDIGVIAQVEPLYDETRCISCKACVKNCQKVATGALTMGNYKVERDPHRCLGCGECILKCPNAAWTRGNKFYRLVIMGRTGKRNPRLAQTFVQWASEDVVLGVIKNMYKYIDKHIDRTLEKEHVGYIFDRTGYSEFKNVVLEDVTLNPEIRISKFINFHGSIYDSQIIFENVTKA; translated from the coding sequence TTGTCCGTTGACACGAAAAAAATAAAAAAGAATGCCTATAGGGTTACCAAGACCAGGGGCAAAACCTGTTTACGGGTAAGAGTACCAGGTGGTCATTTACCAAGCCAGTACCTTGAAATAATTAAAGAAATTGCTGATAAGTTCGGTAACGGCACAGTGCACCTTACAACCCGGCAAGGATTTGAAATCCCCGGTATTGATTTTTCCAGTATTGAGGTGATTAATCAATTAATTTCCCCAATAATCGTTGGATTAGAAAAAGAGATAGGGGTTCCTTTGGCAAACGGTTTTGACAAAGGCTACCCGGCAGCCGGTACCAGAAATGTGTCAGCCTGTATCGGCAATCGTGTTTGTACTATGGCGAATTGTGACACAACAGCATTAGCCCAAAAGATAGAGAGAACAATATTCCCTAATGACTTTCATGTCAAAATTGCTGTGACAGGCTGTCCCAACGATTGTATTAAGGCTCACATGCAGGATATTGGTGTAATTGCTCAGGTAGAACCCCTCTATGATGAAACCCGCTGTATTAGTTGCAAGGCTTGTGTTAAGAACTGTCAAAAAGTGGCCACTGGCGCCCTTACCATGGGCAATTATAAAGTGGAAAGAGATCCCCACCGCTGCCTTGGTTGTGGCGAATGTATTCTCAAATGCCCTAACGCTGCCTGGACTCGGGGCAACAAATTTTATCGCTTGGTCATTATGGGTAGGACCGGTAAACGCAATCCCCGTTTAGCCCAAACTTTTGTACAGTGGGCCAGTGAGGATGTGGTCTTAGGGGTAATCAAGAACATGTATAAATATATTGATAAACATATTGATCGAACCTTGGAAAAAGAGCATGTTGGCTACATTTTTGATAGAACCGGCTATAGTGAATTTAAGAATGTGGTACTGGAAGATGTTACATTAAATCCTGAAATTAGAATTAGTAAATTCATTAACTTTCACGGAAGTATATATGATAGTCAAATAATTTTTGAAAATGTTACTAAAGCATAG
- the asrA gene encoding anaerobic sulfite reductase subunit AsrA produces the protein MAYILTHAEFDTVLQRLKQDYILIGPVRKKNKGKFSDADLITYGQIESLSDLETNGKSQFSAKETIFPPSQTLFYFTEDEYREPKFEPQKQIVFLRACDFNAIKRLDLLFLENGQFVDAYYKRLREKTHFFVFGCEKSYENCFCVSTGTNQCEGYDAFLNFKGEKINLFPSEPFKRYFAGYEENEDILPQFIERNHIQVDIPEGLSTKIYDHPYWDQYGKRCIGCGRCNFSCPTCTCFTMQDIFYRDNKNAGERRRVWASCQVDGFTDMAGGHSYRKQQGERMRFKVMHKIHDFAKRFNMHMCVGCGRCDDVCPEYISFSQCISGLKGVVAHDN, from the coding sequence ATGGCCTATATTCTAACCCATGCAGAATTTGACACTGTGCTTCAGCGATTAAAACAAGACTATATACTCATTGGTCCAGTACGTAAAAAGAATAAAGGGAAATTTTCTGATGCTGACTTAATTACTTATGGTCAGATTGAATCTCTTTCAGACTTAGAGACTAATGGAAAATCACAATTCTCAGCGAAAGAGACCATATTTCCACCTAGCCAGACGCTTTTTTACTTTACAGAGGATGAGTACAGAGAACCCAAATTTGAACCCCAAAAACAAATAGTCTTTTTACGAGCTTGTGATTTTAATGCAATTAAGCGGTTGGATTTATTATTCTTAGAGAACGGTCAGTTTGTCGATGCTTATTATAAGCGTCTAAGAGAGAAGACCCATTTTTTCGTATTTGGTTGTGAAAAATCTTACGAGAATTGCTTTTGTGTTTCCACGGGAACTAACCAGTGTGAAGGCTATGATGCTTTCTTAAATTTTAAAGGGGAGAAAATCAACTTATTTCCTTCCGAGCCCTTTAAAAGATATTTTGCCGGATACGAAGAAAACGAGGACATATTACCTCAATTTATTGAGAGAAATCACATACAAGTGGATATTCCCGAAGGACTGAGTACGAAAATTTACGATCATCCTTACTGGGACCAGTATGGCAAACGTTGTATCGGCTGCGGGCGCTGTAATTTTTCCTGCCCCACCTGTACCTGTTTTACCATGCAGGATATTTTTTACCGGGATAACAAAAATGCCGGAGAACGTAGACGCGTGTGGGCCAGTTGCCAGGTAGACGGCTTTACAGATATGGCGGGAGGCCATTCCTATCGAAAACAGCAAGGGGAAAGGATGCGTTTCAAGGTAATGCACAAAATCCACGATTTTGCTAAGCGCTTTAACATGCACATGTGTGTGGGCTGTGGCCGCTGTGACGATGTCTGTCCGGAGTACATTTCTTTTAGTCAGTGTATCAGTGGGTTAAAGGGGGTAGTAGCTCATGATAACTAA
- the asrB gene encoding anaerobic sulfite reductase subunit AsrB, whose translation MTNPYLPQPAEIISITKETTTDYTFRLKTDIQPDFGQFVEVSIPKVGEAPISVSNAQPGWIELTIRRVGHLTNELHELKPGDLLFIRGPYGKGFPKEQYRDKSLIIAAGGTGLAPVRNLINYYYQHPGEVRQLSLLMGFKTPEDILFKEDIEKWRSKFKVLLTVDKESPGWSGHVGLITNFVKDAVGENSSASRVIIVGPPLMMKFTSQEFIKYNIPEENIWLSFERKMCCGIGKCGHCRINDTYVCLEGPVFPYITAKNLLD comes from the coding sequence ATAACTAACCCGTATTTACCCCAGCCTGCAGAAATCATCTCCATAACCAAAGAAACAACCACAGATTATACCTTCCGTCTGAAGACTGATATACAGCCTGATTTTGGCCAATTTGTGGAGGTTTCCATACCCAAAGTGGGGGAAGCCCCTATTTCCGTAAGCAATGCGCAGCCTGGCTGGATCGAATTAACCATCAGGCGTGTAGGGCATCTTACCAATGAACTGCATGAGTTAAAACCTGGTGATCTTCTCTTCATTCGAGGCCCCTACGGCAAGGGCTTCCCTAAAGAGCAATATCGAGATAAGTCACTTATTATTGCTGCGGGAGGTACTGGATTAGCTCCTGTACGGAATCTGATCAACTACTATTATCAACACCCTGGTGAAGTTAGGCAATTAAGCCTGTTAATGGGTTTTAAAACGCCTGAAGATATATTATTTAAAGAGGATATTGAAAAATGGCGCAGTAAATTTAAGGTTCTTCTTACTGTAGATAAAGAGAGCCCCGGCTGGTCTGGCCATGTGGGGCTGATCACGAATTTTGTGAAAGATGCTGTTGGCGAGAATTCTTCAGCTTCCCGGGTGATCATTGTCGGTCCGCCCTTAATGATGAAATTTACAAGCCAGGAATTTATTAAGTATAACATTCCTGAAGAGAATATCTGGCTCTCTTTTGAACGCAAAATGTGCTGTGGTATCGGTAAATGCGGTCACTGTAGAATTAATGATACCTATGTCTGCCTGGAAGGACCAGTCTTTCCTTATATCACGGCCAAAAATCTCTTAGACTAA
- a CDS encoding nitroreductase family protein gives MSNIKDVMRERRSIRNYKKDEKISQETLNEILDLATTAPSGWNLQHWKFIVIQEQERKQRLLPIAYNQQHVADCSALVIVLGDTEAYKNAEELYSDANLVKQIQGGYINNEDSRKKGALLNPALAAMQLMLAAKANGIDSCPMTAFDQESLRKELRIPEQYIPVMMITLGYAAEQTAPTGRFPLDRVVIQESF, from the coding sequence ATGAGCAATATCAAAGATGTAATGAGAGAACGCAGGAGTATCAGGAATTATAAAAAGGATGAAAAAATCTCCCAGGAAACTTTGAATGAAATCTTAGATTTGGCTACTACGGCGCCTTCTGGCTGGAATCTTCAACATTGGAAGTTTATTGTCATTCAGGAGCAGGAAAGGAAGCAACGCCTCCTCCCGATTGCGTACAATCAACAACATGTAGCAGACTGTTCCGCTCTTGTAATTGTGCTAGGCGACACTGAAGCCTACAAAAATGCAGAAGAACTTTACAGCGATGCTAATTTAGTTAAACAGATTCAAGGGGGTTACATAAACAATGAAGATTCCCGGAAAAAGGGAGCCCTTCTTAATCCTGCTCTTGCTGCCATGCAGTTAATGCTTGCCGCTAAAGCCAATGGTATTGATTCCTGCCCCATGACAGCCTTCGACCAGGAATCGCTTCGGAAGGAACTACGAATTCCTGAACAATATATTCCAGTAATGATGATCACCCTCGGTTATGCTGCAGAGCAAACAGCTCCGACCGGTCGTTTCCCATTAGATAGAGTAGTAATTCAGGAAAGTTTTTAG
- a CDS encoding SWIM zinc finger family protein → MGWDFYDYTPSVPRKAKGGIKAEGKKGSFGKNWWAKQWNGVLESFNLGARLNRGKSYARQGQVLSVEIKKGIVNARVQGSRVKPYTVKLKVKTLSTGEWDRVITGLAAHALFTTKLLTGEMPHEIETVFKQAGVSLFPAKQNDLETDCSCPDWSNPCKHIAAVYYILGKEFDRDPFLIFKLRGIEREELLDRLGKMGTVSGKPSEESVPSGIKDLNEEPWGVLTTDLSAFWEGEKIKDDIFGEIAFPSQRLALLRKLGNLPFWRGKESMLAALEPVYTKGAELGLELVTGTAIEQKK, encoded by the coding sequence ATGGGATGGGATTTTTATGACTATACACCTTCTGTACCCCGTAAGGCTAAAGGAGGAATTAAAGCTGAAGGAAAGAAGGGCTCTTTTGGTAAGAACTGGTGGGCTAAACAATGGAATGGGGTATTGGAAAGCTTTAACCTGGGGGCCAGGCTTAACCGGGGAAAGAGCTATGCCCGTCAGGGGCAGGTTTTATCTGTGGAGATTAAGAAGGGGATAGTGAATGCCAGGGTCCAGGGCTCACGGGTTAAACCTTATACAGTAAAACTCAAGGTAAAGACTCTTTCTACAGGCGAATGGGACAGGGTTATTACCGGCTTAGCTGCCCATGCCCTTTTTACCACTAAACTTTTAACCGGAGAAATGCCCCACGAGATCGAGACAGTATTTAAGCAGGCCGGGGTTTCCCTTTTTCCTGCTAAACAAAATGACTTGGAAACCGATTGCTCTTGTCCGGATTGGTCCAATCCTTGTAAACATATTGCCGCTGTGTATTATATTTTGGGAAAAGAATTTGACCGGGACCCTTTTCTGATTTTTAAGCTCCGGGGCATAGAACGGGAAGAATTATTGGATAGATTAGGGAAAATGGGAACTGTTTCCGGAAAACCCTCAGAGGAATCAGTACCATCAGGTATTAAAGATTTAAATGAAGAACCTTGGGGAGTTCTCACCACGGATCTTAGCGCCTTCTGGGAAGGAGAAAAAATAAAGGATGATATCTTCGGGGAAATTGCTTTTCCCAGCCAAAGGCTTGCTCTTTTGCGAAAGCTTGGGAATTTGCCCTTTTGGCGGGGTAAAGAATCTATGCTGGCGGCATTGGAACCCGTATATACCAAAGGAGCGGAGCTAGGTTTGGAACTGGTTACCGGGACTGCTATTGAGCAAAAGAAGTAG
- a CDS encoding branched-chain amino acid ABC transporter permease, translating into MQYFLNGLPIGAIYALVALSYSLIYAASGVLNWSQGDMVMLGAYLGFTLFQLLNLGFTPALFISMAFVACVGVLVQYFILRPLRERKAPPINVVIATLGVAIITRNIALVIWGPDAQIFSSPVSAKPITLGALSITPQDILIVTVGIGLMLVLQYFLKKTKEGKALRAVAQDRYGAILMGIDTQRSDGVAFAASAVLGAAAGILVAPIFFVTFNMGAGIGLKGFVAAVIGGLGYIPGAIAGGFFLGIVEAIAGGKISSGYRDAITFALLILVLWLKPSGLFLRKTRQKV; encoded by the coding sequence TTGCAATACTTTTTAAATGGTTTGCCTATCGGAGCAATTTATGCCCTTGTGGCTTTGAGCTATAGTTTAATCTATGCTGCCTCAGGGGTACTGAACTGGTCCCAGGGCGATATGGTGATGCTGGGGGCCTATTTGGGTTTCACTCTGTTTCAGCTTTTAAACCTTGGTTTTACCCCGGCCCTGTTTATTTCTATGGCTTTTGTGGCCTGCGTAGGGGTCCTGGTCCAGTATTTTATCCTGCGTCCTTTGAGAGAAAGAAAAGCACCCCCTATTAACGTGGTGATCGCTACCCTGGGGGTAGCTATTATTACGAGAAATATAGCTCTTGTCATTTGGGGACCGGATGCCCAGATTTTTTCCTCCCCTGTGAGTGCCAAACCTATTACCCTGGGTGCGTTAAGTATTACTCCTCAGGACATCTTGATCGTAACAGTGGGTATTGGTCTGATGCTGGTGCTCCAGTATTTCCTGAAGAAGACCAAAGAAGGGAAGGCCCTTAGAGCCGTAGCTCAGGACCGCTACGGAGCCATTCTTATGGGTATTGATACCCAGCGCTCCGACGGTGTAGCCTTTGCCGCCAGTGCTGTCTTAGGGGCTGCTGCCGGCATCCTGGTAGCACCTATCTTCTTTGTTACCTTTAACATGGGTGCGGGCATCGGCTTAAAGGGTTTTGTAGCCGCGGTCATCGGAGGACTGGGCTATATACCCGGTGCCATTGCAGGGGGATTCTTTTTGGGAATTGTGGAGGCCATAGCGGGAGGAAAAATCAGCTCCGGTTACCGTGATGCCATAACTTTTGCTTTACTGATTCTTGTTCTGTGGTTAAAACCATCGGGTCTGTTTTTACGTAAAACCCGGCAAAAAGTTTAA
- a CDS encoding ABC transporter substrate-binding protein: MFRYHKKIAVILMLALLLGSMLGTVGCGQKSVQKVLKIGVVGPESGGGAQLGQGQRKAIQMAVDEINANKGAGEWKLEVFFEDDEGNPTKSASATNKLLQQSQANVIIGAIHSSATLADMVVTSRAGIPQITAGSTGASITEQNNKWIFRTAVNDEFQANALVKYAKEVLGIKKMATFTAADDYGQSGAKLLAAAAQKYGVELVATPTYNNGDKDFKPQLLTIKEKGAQGIFMWGLYTEAALIAKQAQQLDVKAQLFGASGMAALKLIELGGDAVQGLILTQTFLPDSNDEKVKEFVQKYKSKYNENPIPHAAQAYDTVYIIADAVKRANSNKPDALRDAIAKTAGLKLVTGEPKFNDKGDDIGKRLLITTIKGDKFELVKAVMTNE, encoded by the coding sequence ATGTTTCGCTATCATAAGAAAATCGCTGTGATCTTAATGCTGGCCCTCTTACTGGGCAGTATGCTGGGGACCGTAGGCTGTGGTCAGAAATCAGTTCAAAAAGTTTTGAAAATCGGTGTAGTAGGCCCTGAATCCGGTGGCGGTGCCCAGTTGGGACAGGGACAGCGTAAGGCTATACAGATGGCAGTAGATGAGATTAATGCCAACAAGGGTGCCGGCGAATGGAAACTGGAGGTTTTCTTTGAAGATGACGAGGGAAACCCCACCAAGTCAGCCAGTGCCACCAACAAGTTGCTCCAACAGTCCCAGGCTAATGTGATTATCGGGGCTATTCACAGTTCCGCTACTCTTGCTGATATGGTTGTCACTTCCCGGGCTGGTATTCCCCAAATTACTGCAGGGTCAACGGGTGCATCAATAACCGAGCAAAATAACAAGTGGATCTTCCGTACCGCTGTAAACGACGAGTTCCAGGCTAATGCCCTGGTCAAATACGCTAAAGAAGTCCTGGGAATCAAAAAAATGGCTACCTTCACAGCAGCTGACGACTATGGTCAGAGTGGGGCCAAACTCCTGGCCGCTGCTGCGCAAAAATACGGTGTGGAACTGGTGGCCACTCCTACCTATAACAACGGCGATAAGGACTTTAAACCGCAACTTTTGACCATTAAAGAAAAGGGCGCCCAAGGCATCTTCATGTGGGGACTTTATACGGAAGCCGCTCTCATCGCCAAACAAGCCCAGCAGTTAGACGTCAAAGCTCAGCTCTTCGGAGCATCCGGTATGGCTGCCTTAAAACTCATTGAACTGGGTGGCGATGCTGTGCAGGGACTGATTTTAACCCAGACCTTCCTGCCTGATTCCAATGACGAAAAGGTTAAGGAGTTCGTGCAAAAGTACAAGAGCAAATACAATGAGAATCCCATTCCTCATGCTGCCCAGGCTTACGATACTGTGTACATTATTGCGGACGCTGTAAAAAGGGCCAATAGTAACAAACCTGATGCTTTAAGAGATGCTATTGCTAAAACAGCCGGATTAAAACTCGTCACAGGTGAGCCAAAGTTTAATGATAAAGGTGATGACATCGGTAAGCGCCTTTTAATCACCACCATTAAGGGTGATAAATTCGAGCTGGTTAAAGCTGTTATGACGAATGAATAA
- a CDS encoding ABC transporter ATP-binding protein: MTEVTNILEVRGVSKRFGGLQALDDITIGVKPQTVHGIIGPNGAGKTTLFNVITGLIQPDQGGLYLEGRRIDSLKPYQLVPRGVARTFQNIRLFKEMSVIENVLIGQHVHTPTPIFSIMINGKKSRYWEEVALQEAMDALRFVGLETKADEQVKNLSYGQQRLVEFARALAAKPKLILLDEPAAGMNPTEKANLLRLVSLLQEKGYTIVLIEHDMKLVMNICETISVLDHGKKIAEGRPEHIRKHPDVISAYLGKGDLVHAGS; this comes from the coding sequence ATGACGGAAGTTACCAATATCCTCGAAGTAAGGGGTGTCAGTAAAAGATTTGGCGGTCTGCAGGCCCTGGATGATATAACCATTGGGGTCAAACCTCAAACGGTCCATGGCATTATCGGGCCCAACGGGGCTGGTAAGACAACTCTTTTTAATGTTATCACGGGACTCATTCAACCGGACCAGGGGGGGCTTTACCTGGAAGGAAGGAGAATAGATTCCCTTAAACCCTACCAGCTTGTACCCCGGGGTGTGGCCCGGACCTTCCAGAATATCCGGTTGTTCAAAGAGATGTCCGTAATTGAAAATGTACTGATCGGGCAGCACGTTCATACTCCTACGCCCATCTTTTCCATCATGATTAACGGGAAAAAATCGCGCTACTGGGAAGAGGTAGCCCTCCAGGAAGCTATGGACGCCTTACGTTTTGTGGGCCTGGAGACAAAGGCTGATGAACAGGTGAAAAATCTCTCCTACGGCCAGCAGCGCCTGGTGGAGTTTGCCAGAGCCCTGGCCGCTAAGCCTAAGTTAATTCTCCTGGACGAGCCTGCTGCCGGTATGAATCCCACGGAGAAAGCCAATCTGCTGCGCTTGGTTTCACTGCTGCAGGAAAAAGGGTATACTATCGTACTGATTGAACATGATATGAAATTGGTTATGAACATCTGTGAAACCATTTCCGTACTGGATCACGGCAAGAAAATAGCGGAAGGAAGACCTGAACATATTCGCAAGCATCCCGATGTCATAAGTGCTTATCTGGGAAAGGGTGATCTCGTCCATGCTGGTAGTTGA